A single genomic interval of Streptomyces sp. NBC_00663 harbors:
- a CDS encoding PAC2 family protein produces the protein MIELEGVPELIDPVMVAAFEGWNDAGDAASTAVAHLDREWKGEVFAALDAEDYYDFQVNRPTVWMDAGVRKITWPTTRLSVVRVGGDKPRDLVLVRGIEPSMRWRSFCNELLGFAHELGVELVVILGALLGDTPHTRPVPISGTTSDADLAQRMDLEETKYEGPTGIVGVLQEACTHAGVPAVSLWAAVPHYVSQPPNPKATLALLNRLEDLIDVRIPLGELAEDARAWQVGVDQLAAEDSEVAEYVQTLEEARDTAELPEASGEAIAREFERYLRRRDGGAPGGHATESGDGTSYLRDNPSGRTRPPRPPKPSADTDPEPGTETGTDGEDSGDSSQE, from the coding sequence GTGATCGAGCTCGAGGGGGTTCCCGAGCTGATCGACCCGGTCATGGTGGCCGCGTTCGAGGGCTGGAACGATGCCGGCGACGCCGCCTCCACCGCGGTCGCGCATCTGGACAGGGAGTGGAAGGGCGAGGTGTTCGCGGCGCTGGACGCCGAGGACTACTACGACTTCCAGGTGAACCGGCCCACGGTGTGGATGGATGCCGGAGTACGCAAGATCACCTGGCCCACGACCCGGCTCTCCGTGGTCCGGGTCGGCGGTGACAAGCCGCGTGATCTCGTCCTGGTCCGAGGTATCGAACCGTCCATGCGCTGGCGCTCGTTCTGCAACGAGCTCCTCGGCTTCGCCCACGAGTTGGGCGTGGAGCTGGTGGTGATCCTGGGCGCGCTGCTCGGTGACACCCCGCACACGCGTCCGGTCCCGATCAGCGGGACCACGTCCGACGCGGACCTGGCCCAGCGCATGGACCTGGAGGAGACCAAGTACGAGGGCCCCACGGGCATCGTCGGCGTCCTCCAGGAGGCGTGCACGCACGCGGGCGTGCCCGCGGTGTCGCTGTGGGCGGCCGTACCGCACTACGTGTCGCAGCCGCCCAACCCGAAGGCCACGCTGGCCCTGCTGAACCGGCTCGAGGACCTGATCGACGTCCGTATCCCGCTGGGCGAGCTGGCCGAGGACGCGCGCGCCTGGCAGGTGGGCGTGGACCAGCTGGCCGCCGAGGACAGCGAGGTCGCCGAGTACGTCCAGACGCTGGAGGAGGCCCGGGACACCGCCGAGCTGCCGGAGGCGTCGGGCGAGGCGATCGCCCGCGAGTTCGAGCGGTATCTGCGGCGCCGGGACGGCGGCGCGCCGGGCGGGCACGCGACGGAGAGCGGCGACGGTACGTCGTATCTGCGGGACAACCCCAGCGGCCGTACCAGACCGCCGAGACCGCCGAAGCCGAGCGCGGACACGGACCCTGAGCCGGGTACGGAGACGGGAACCGACGGCGAGGATTCAGGGGACTCGTCGCAGGAGTGA
- a CDS encoding ABC transporter permease: MNNLTTTRIFGALRSPITFSVLAGVLIGALFLVGTGADPIAAYEAVLTGSLGADGIGSTLTTGTSVLGMALALAIPLRAGLINLGGDGQMVLGGITAAVTGLYSPLPAPLTVVLALLAGMAAGALYAALAALCENHFGVPLLVSSLLLSYPAVSLASYLARYPLKEPGSSLPQTRSLPDGVALPAFGDSTVTWGLVLVVLAAAAYWFTDKRTAFGYEIRMTGLNARFAAYAGVERRGLTLKLMSVSGATAGLVGAIGVLSFPYRFVDGSLTAPGYTWTGLTAALLATAAPLGTLVASFFFAVLQVGGLAMERTTEVPRELTQVLQAIVIVFLAARLRFPSRWFNRRKEAV; the protein is encoded by the coding sequence ATGAACAACCTGACCACGACCCGGATCTTCGGAGCCCTGCGCTCCCCCATCACCTTCTCCGTCCTCGCGGGCGTCCTCATCGGCGCGCTGTTCCTCGTCGGCACCGGCGCGGACCCGATCGCGGCCTACGAGGCGGTCCTCACTGGCTCCCTGGGCGCCGACGGCATCGGCTCCACGCTGACCACCGGCACCAGTGTGCTCGGCATGGCGCTCGCGCTGGCGATCCCGCTGCGGGCCGGACTCATCAACCTCGGCGGCGACGGGCAGATGGTCCTCGGCGGCATCACGGCGGCCGTGACCGGCCTGTATTCGCCGCTGCCGGCGCCCCTCACCGTCGTACTCGCACTGCTCGCGGGCATGGCGGCCGGTGCCCTCTACGCCGCCCTGGCCGCCCTGTGCGAGAACCACTTCGGTGTCCCGCTGCTGGTCAGCAGCCTGCTGCTGAGCTATCCGGCGGTGTCGCTCGCCTCCTATCTGGCGCGCTACCCGCTGAAGGAGCCCGGCTCCAGCCTGCCGCAGACCCGGTCCCTGCCCGACGGGGTGGCGCTGCCCGCGTTCGGTGACTCCACGGTCACCTGGGGGCTGGTTCTGGTCGTCCTCGCGGCGGCCGCCTACTGGTTCACCGACAAGCGGACCGCGTTCGGGTACGAGATCCGGATGACCGGTCTCAACGCGCGCTTCGCCGCCTACGCGGGCGTCGAACGCCGGGGCCTGACCCTGAAGTTGATGTCCGTCTCGGGCGCGACCGCCGGGCTCGTGGGCGCCATCGGCGTGTTGAGCTTCCCGTACCGCTTCGTGGACGGCTCGCTGACCGCACCGGGCTACACCTGGACGGGACTTACCGCCGCGCTGCTGGCGACGGCAGCACCCCTCGGCACTCTCGTCGCCTCGTTCTTCTTCGCCGTCCTCCAGGTCGGCGGCCTGGCGATGGAGCGGACGACGGAGGTGCCGCGCGAGCTGACACAGGTGCTCCAGGCGATCGTGATCGTGTTCCTCGCGGCCCGACTCCGTTTCCCCAGCCGGTGGTTCAACCGTCGTAAGGAGGCGGTGTGA
- a CDS encoding ABC transporter permease, with amino-acid sequence MFFDSDLLLSALRALTPILLAALGGAICERAGVFNIGLEGMMLMGCFTAVATSWFTGSPWLGVLAAALAAAAYSLILAVGTVTLRGDAVVLGVAMNLLAVGLTSFLLRTVFGVQGTFDDPSLAGLPLIGGLSPLAYLSWAAVAVAAVMLSRHVWGLRLRGVGEAPDAAATLGVSPAKYKYAAVLVSGVLCGLAGAQLALGNVTLFTENMTAGRGWIAVVAVMLGRALPLGVLLAALLFGLAEAAGFRLQGLGLPQQATDAAPYVVTLGALFLTTARRRRRIRPSSTGAAS; translated from the coding sequence ATGTTCTTCGACTCCGATCTCCTGCTGTCGGCGCTGCGCGCGCTGACCCCGATCCTGCTGGCCGCGCTGGGCGGCGCGATCTGCGAGCGGGCGGGCGTCTTCAACATCGGCCTCGAAGGCATGATGCTGATGGGCTGCTTCACGGCGGTGGCCACGAGCTGGTTCACCGGCAGCCCCTGGCTGGGCGTGCTCGCGGCGGCGCTCGCCGCGGCGGCGTACTCACTGATCCTGGCGGTGGGGACGGTGACTCTGCGCGGGGACGCGGTCGTTCTCGGCGTCGCCATGAACCTCCTCGCCGTGGGCCTCACCAGCTTCCTGCTGCGTACGGTCTTCGGTGTGCAGGGCACTTTCGACGATCCGTCACTCGCCGGGCTGCCGCTGATCGGCGGGCTGAGCCCGCTCGCCTATCTGTCGTGGGCGGCGGTCGCGGTGGCCGCGGTGATGCTGTCCCGGCATGTGTGGGGGCTGCGGCTGCGCGGGGTCGGCGAGGCGCCGGACGCGGCGGCCACGCTCGGGGTGAGCCCGGCCAAGTACAAGTACGCGGCCGTGCTGGTCTCCGGCGTCCTGTGCGGACTGGCCGGGGCCCAACTCGCGCTCGGCAACGTCACGTTGTTCACCGAGAACATGACCGCGGGCCGCGGCTGGATCGCCGTCGTCGCCGTCATGCTCGGCCGTGCCCTGCCGCTCGGCGTACTGCTCGCCGCGCTGCTCTTCGGCCTCGCCGAGGCGGCCGGCTTCCGCCTCCAGGGTCTCGGCCTGCCCCAACAGGCCACCGACGCGGCGCCGTACGTCGTCACGCTCGGCGCCCTCTTCCTCACCACGGCACGCCGTCGTCGCCGTATCCGTCCGTCGTCCACCGGAGCCGCCTCATGA
- a CDS encoding ABC transporter ATP-binding protein yields MTPPRADAQDVAVELRGITKRFPGTLANDAVDLTVRHGEIHALMGENGAGKSTLMSILYGMTRADAGSVLVDGREADFASPGDAMAAGLGMVHQSFKLFDSLSVAENVVYAAEPRRFGLVDRAAARRRVRELAEEHGLAVDPDARVGDLPVGLRQRVEILKLLHRGARTLILDEPTAVLTPSEADALFAVLKSLAAQGRTVILVTHKLREVLEGSDRVTVLRDGRVVARLVTAETSADEIAAAMTGRAVELDRVHAPGTPADVVLAVSGLTTDGVREASLTVRAGEIVGIAGVAGNGQSELIEALAGLRPTTAGRVTLLAQDITHASATERRLKGLAYVPEDRHAVGTAPAASVAENLAMGHHRTTLSSRGLLPPTGVRSHARQLTERFGIKAPSPEVPASALSGGNLQKLLIGRELAHEAPLLLVEQPTRGVDIGAIQNIHDQLIAYRDAGHAVLLVSAELSEIRGLADRVLVMYEGRITASYDKNEADERALGLAMAGGQVTVEAVD; encoded by the coding sequence ATGACCCCGCCGCGAGCTGACGCCCAGGACGTCGCCGTCGAGCTCCGGGGAATCACCAAGCGGTTCCCCGGCACGCTCGCCAACGACGCCGTCGACCTGACCGTCCGCCACGGCGAGATCCACGCCCTCATGGGCGAGAACGGCGCGGGCAAGTCCACGCTCATGTCGATCCTGTACGGCATGACACGCGCGGATGCCGGTTCGGTCCTCGTCGACGGACGCGAGGCGGACTTCGCCAGCCCGGGTGACGCGATGGCCGCCGGACTCGGCATGGTCCACCAGAGCTTCAAGCTGTTCGACTCGCTGAGCGTGGCCGAGAACGTCGTCTACGCCGCCGAGCCGCGCCGCTTCGGCCTGGTGGACCGGGCCGCGGCCCGCCGCCGGGTGCGTGAACTCGCCGAGGAGCACGGCCTGGCCGTGGACCCGGACGCGCGCGTCGGCGACCTGCCGGTCGGCCTGCGCCAGCGCGTCGAGATCCTCAAGCTGCTGCACCGCGGCGCCCGCACGCTGATCCTCGACGAGCCGACGGCGGTCCTCACACCATCCGAGGCGGACGCGCTGTTCGCGGTCCTCAAGTCGCTGGCCGCGCAGGGCCGTACGGTGATCCTCGTCACGCACAAGCTGCGCGAGGTCCTAGAGGGCAGCGACCGTGTGACCGTCCTGCGGGACGGCCGGGTGGTCGCCCGGCTGGTCACCGCGGAGACCTCCGCCGACGAGATCGCCGCCGCGATGACCGGCCGCGCGGTCGAACTCGACCGCGTCCACGCCCCGGGCACCCCGGCCGACGTGGTCCTGGCCGTGTCCGGCCTCACCACCGACGGGGTGCGCGAGGCCTCGCTCACGGTGCGGGCGGGCGAGATCGTCGGCATCGCGGGCGTCGCGGGCAACGGCCAGAGCGAGCTGATCGAGGCGCTGGCCGGACTGCGGCCGACCACTGCGGGGAGGGTGACGCTCCTCGCTCAGGACATCACCCACGCTTCGGCCACCGAACGCCGCCTCAAGGGGCTGGCGTACGTCCCCGAGGACCGTCACGCGGTCGGTACGGCCCCTGCCGCGTCCGTCGCCGAGAACCTCGCGATGGGACACCACCGTACGACCCTGTCGTCCCGCGGCCTGCTGCCCCCGACCGGAGTCCGGTCCCACGCACGGCAGTTGACCGAGCGGTTCGGCATCAAGGCCCCGTCCCCCGAGGTACCGGCGTCCGCGCTGTCCGGCGGCAATCTCCAGAAGCTGCTCATCGGCCGTGAACTCGCCCACGAGGCACCGCTGTTGCTCGTCGAGCAGCCGACCCGCGGGGTCGACATCGGCGCCATCCAGAACATCCACGACCAGCTGATCGCCTACCGCGACGCCGGTCACGCCGTCCTCCTCGTCTCGGCCGAGCTGAGCGAGATCCGGGGGCTGGCGGACCGGGTGCTGGTCATGTACGAGGGCCGGATCACGGCGTCGTACGACAAGAACGAGGCGGACGAACGGGCGCTGGGTCTCGCGATGGCGGGCGGCCAGGTCACGGTGGAGGCCGTCGACTGA
- the mtnB gene encoding methylthioribulose 1-phosphate dehydratase — MTAEISALDLEEAGAVLAAESARFASFGWMRGTSGNLSVVLTRDPLRLAVTASGHDKGELTPADVVLVDGQGAAVRGGKPSAEAELHARVAALTGAGAVVHVHTVASVAMGRRDPGGIVFRDVEMLKGVGQPAHDVEVTLPVIANSQDMKVLGDRLEKARNPRMPAVVVAGHGLYVWGADPRQARHHTEVVEWLLELELSQR, encoded by the coding sequence ATGACCGCCGAGATCAGCGCACTCGACCTGGAGGAGGCGGGGGCGGTCCTCGCCGCCGAGTCCGCCCGCTTCGCCTCCTTCGGCTGGATGCGGGGCACCTCCGGCAACCTCTCCGTGGTGCTCACCCGCGACCCGCTGCGGCTCGCGGTCACCGCCAGCGGCCACGACAAGGGCGAACTGACGCCCGCCGACGTGGTGTTGGTGGACGGGCAGGGCGCGGCCGTGCGGGGCGGGAAGCCGTCCGCCGAGGCCGAGCTGCACGCGCGGGTCGCCGCGCTGACGGGCGCCGGGGCGGTCGTGCACGTCCACACGGTGGCGTCCGTGGCCATGGGGCGGCGTGATCCCGGCGGGATCGTCTTCCGGGACGTGGAGATGCTCAAGGGCGTCGGCCAGCCCGCGCACGACGTCGAGGTGACGCTGCCGGTCATCGCCAACAGCCAGGACATGAAGGTGCTCGGGGACCGGCTGGAAAAGGCGCGGAACCCGCGGATGCCGGCCGTCGTGGTCGCGGGGCACGGGCTGTACGTCTGGGGTGCCGACCCCCGTCAGGCCCGCCACCACACCGAAGTGGTGGAGTGGCTGCTGGAGTTGGAGCTGTCGCAGCGCTGA
- a CDS encoding FadR/GntR family transcriptional regulator has translation MAVTDEAIEKIKGMIVSGALRPGDRLPKESELAADLGLSRNSLREAVRALSLIRILDVRQGDGTYVTSLDPQLLLEALSFVVDFHRDDTVLEFLAVRRILEPAATAMAASRISEQQLKALSAQLDRLGDDPSVEELVACDLDFHRGIVQSSGNSVLCSLLDGLSGPTTRARVWRGLTQEDAVSRTLHEHRMILAALRDRDAEAARSWATVHIASVEQWLRASL, from the coding sequence ATGGCAGTGACCGACGAGGCGATCGAGAAGATCAAGGGCATGATCGTCTCCGGTGCCCTGCGCCCGGGCGACCGGCTGCCGAAGGAGTCCGAGCTCGCCGCCGACCTCGGACTGTCCCGCAACTCCCTGCGCGAGGCCGTGCGCGCCCTGTCGCTGATCCGGATCCTGGACGTGCGACAGGGCGACGGCACCTATGTGACCAGCCTCGACCCCCAACTGCTCCTGGAGGCCCTGAGTTTCGTCGTCGACTTCCACCGCGACGACACGGTCCTGGAGTTCCTCGCGGTGCGCCGCATCCTGGAGCCAGCCGCGACCGCGATGGCCGCTTCCCGGATCAGTGAGCAGCAACTGAAGGCGCTCTCGGCCCAGTTGGACAGGCTCGGCGACGACCCGTCGGTGGAGGAGCTGGTCGCCTGCGATCTGGACTTCCACCGGGGGATCGTGCAGAGCTCGGGCAACTCGGTGCTCTGCTCGCTGCTCGACGGCCTGTCGGGGCCGACGACGCGGGCCCGCGTCTGGCGCGGCCTCACCCAGGAGGACGCCGTCAGCCGCACCCTGCACGAGCACCGCATGATCCTCGCCGCCCTGCGGGACCGGGACGCGGAGGCGGCGCGGTCGTGGGCGACGGTGCACATCGCGAGCGTGGAGCAGTGGCTACGCGCGTCACTGTGA
- a CDS encoding BMP family ABC transporter substrate-binding protein: protein MLRRSRRTLQVAAATALMVTAATACNAAAKKDSGGASAGSDTSFTLVTPDAVGQNEFLKLAVSGIKSAAKKHDGTQKVYESTDTASQQQNVQAAVDAKPDVIVLVGFEFADIVAQQAEKNPKQQFLIIDACTTKTFKNVSCAVFREHEGVYLAGAEAGLLSKSGKVGAVDVLDTPQFRRYSDPFAAGAKKVAPKTTTDTRFVGGQSPFDDSARAKEQAGTLLAKGYDQLMAAAAAGNYGVFEAAKAKGAYAYGVDVNQCTAAPGTVVDNVIKRTDIAVEKGIESVLGGKTGTTVSYGLKEGGISLTGLEDGVATSKCVIADHTDVLAKVKELRDQIVSGKLTVDDPAAS, encoded by the coding sequence ATGCTCCGTAGATCCCGCCGTACCCTCCAGGTCGCCGCCGCCACCGCGCTGATGGTCACCGCGGCCACCGCCTGCAACGCCGCCGCGAAGAAGGACTCCGGCGGCGCGAGCGCGGGCAGCGACACGTCGTTCACGCTCGTCACCCCGGACGCCGTCGGCCAGAACGAGTTCCTGAAGCTCGCCGTCAGCGGCATCAAGTCCGCGGCGAAGAAGCACGACGGCACGCAGAAGGTCTACGAGTCCACCGACACCGCCTCCCAGCAGCAGAACGTGCAGGCGGCGGTTGACGCCAAGCCGGACGTCATCGTGCTGGTGGGCTTCGAGTTCGCGGACATCGTCGCCCAGCAGGCCGAGAAGAATCCGAAGCAGCAGTTCCTGATCATCGACGCCTGCACCACCAAGACCTTCAAGAACGTCAGTTGCGCGGTCTTCCGTGAGCACGAGGGCGTCTACCTCGCCGGTGCCGAGGCGGGCCTGCTCAGCAAGTCCGGCAAGGTCGGCGCGGTCGACGTCCTCGACACGCCCCAGTTCCGCCGCTACAGCGACCCGTTCGCGGCCGGCGCCAAGAAGGTCGCGCCGAAGACCACCACGGACACCCGCTTCGTCGGCGGACAGTCCCCCTTCGACGACTCGGCCCGCGCCAAGGAGCAGGCGGGCACCCTGCTCGCCAAGGGCTACGACCAGCTCATGGCGGCCGCGGCGGCCGGCAACTACGGCGTCTTCGAGGCCGCGAAGGCCAAGGGCGCCTACGCGTACGGCGTCGACGTCAACCAGTGCACCGCGGCGCCCGGCACGGTCGTCGACAACGTGATCAAGCGCACGGACATCGCTGTCGAGAAGGGCATCGAGTCGGTGCTCGGCGGCAAGACGGGCACGACCGTCTCCTACGGCCTCAAGGAGGGCGGCATCAGCCTGACCGGCCTGGAGGACGGCGTCGCGACGTCGAAGTGCGTGATCGCCGACCACACGGACGTCCTCGCGAAGGTCAAGGAACTGCGCGACCAGATCGTGTCCGGGAAGCTGACGGTCGATGACCCCGCCGCGAGCTGA
- a CDS encoding amidohydrolase, whose protein sequence is MSVDLLVHGGGVLTVDEAGTVVRDGAVAVHEGEIVAVGPAEELCTRFTADQSIDATGCLVLPGLVNTHTHLAMTLMRGLADDVTLQGFLERVLPAEAELLAPKNVAAAVRLAVAESVRAGVTSALDMYWFHEAAERAARETGWRLHTGPTFMDVPGPPDGIAYEDRPAWARRDLKARGPARPGYRPVVFAHSTYTLSPDQLVEIFALAREFGALVHIHAAENATEVATVEVKYGKRPVELLDSLGLLGEDVLLAHAVDLTGPEIAALARTGTSVAHCPVSNLKLGCGIAPVPRLLSAGVTVGLGTDGAVSSNTLDVLGAVRQAALVHKAGGDPTAVGAEQAVRMATIEGARALGLGEHLGSLEAGKRADLVVLDLNAPHLRPLHDPWSTLAYAAHSADVRDTVVDGRVLMRDRVLTTLDEAAVIADLEALA, encoded by the coding sequence GTGAGCGTCGACCTGCTGGTGCACGGCGGTGGCGTCCTGACCGTCGACGAGGCCGGAACCGTCGTACGGGACGGGGCGGTCGCCGTCCACGAGGGTGAGATCGTCGCGGTGGGCCCGGCGGAAGAGCTGTGTACGCGGTTCACGGCCGACCAGTCCATTGACGCCACCGGCTGTCTCGTCCTGCCCGGCCTGGTTAACACCCACACCCATCTCGCGATGACCTTGATGCGCGGTCTCGCGGACGACGTCACTCTCCAGGGCTTCCTGGAGCGGGTGCTGCCCGCCGAGGCCGAGCTGCTGGCGCCGAAGAACGTGGCGGCGGCGGTACGGCTGGCGGTCGCCGAGAGCGTCCGGGCCGGGGTGACCTCCGCGCTCGACATGTACTGGTTCCACGAGGCGGCCGAGCGGGCGGCCCGCGAGACGGGCTGGCGGCTGCACACCGGGCCGACCTTCATGGACGTACCCGGACCGCCGGACGGCATCGCGTACGAGGACCGGCCGGCCTGGGCGCGGCGGGACCTCAAGGCGCGTGGCCCGGCCCGCCCGGGTTACCGGCCCGTGGTGTTCGCGCACTCGACGTACACCCTCTCCCCCGACCAGCTGGTCGAGATCTTCGCCCTGGCACGGGAGTTCGGCGCCCTCGTCCACATCCACGCGGCCGAGAACGCCACCGAGGTCGCCACCGTGGAGGTCAAGTACGGCAAGCGGCCTGTGGAGTTGCTGGACTCGCTCGGGCTGCTCGGCGAGGACGTGCTGCTCGCGCACGCCGTGGACCTGACCGGCCCGGAGATCGCCGCGCTGGCCCGCACCGGCACCTCGGTCGCCCACTGTCCGGTCTCCAACCTGAAGTTGGGCTGCGGGATCGCGCCGGTGCCACGGCTGCTGAGCGCCGGGGTGACCGTCGGGCTCGGCACGGACGGGGCCGTCAGCTCCAACACGCTGGACGTGCTGGGGGCGGTGCGGCAGGCGGCGCTCGTGCACAAGGCGGGCGGCGACCCCACGGCGGTCGGCGCCGAACAGGCCGTACGCATGGCGACGATCGAGGGTGCGCGGGCACTGGGGCTCGGGGAGCACCTGGGCTCACTGGAGGCGGGCAAGCGGGCCGACCTCGTCGTCCTCGACCTGAACGCCCCGCATCTGCGGCCGCTGCATGACCCGTGGTCGACGCTCGCCTACGCAGCGCACTCGGCGGACGTACGGGACACCGTGGTCGACGGGCGGGTGCTGATGCGGGACCGGGTGCTGACCACACTGGACGAGGCGGCCGTGATCGCCGACCTGGAAGCACTGGCCTGA
- the mtnC gene encoding acireductone synthase translates to MSVSYDVDAVVLDIEGTTSATGFVVDVLYPYSRSRFGALLSERSGDPDIQRAVAQVREELGDPDADAAAVEKALNSWLDEDRKATPLKTLQGIIWSEGFARGDLVSHFYDDVVPRLRAWHAAGLTLYVYSSGSVAAQRAWFTNSPEGDLTSLVSGLYDTENAGPKQEPESYRRIARASGVEPSRLLFLSDRPGELDAARAAGWHAVGIRRPGEPYYEQGVGDHAQAGTFDEITVSRSTA, encoded by the coding sequence ATGAGTGTGTCGTACGACGTGGACGCCGTGGTGCTCGACATCGAGGGCACCACGAGCGCCACGGGCTTCGTCGTCGACGTCCTCTACCCGTACTCCCGCTCTCGTTTCGGAGCACTGCTCTCGGAGCGGAGCGGTGATCCGGACATCCAGCGGGCCGTCGCCCAGGTCCGCGAGGAACTCGGCGACCCGGACGCGGACGCGGCGGCCGTCGAGAAGGCCCTGAACTCCTGGCTCGACGAGGACCGCAAGGCCACCCCGCTGAAGACCCTCCAGGGCATCATCTGGTCCGAGGGCTTCGCCCGCGGCGACCTCGTCTCGCACTTCTACGACGACGTCGTGCCGCGGCTGCGCGCGTGGCACGCGGCGGGCCTCACGTTGTACGTGTATTCGTCCGGGTCGGTGGCCGCGCAGCGGGCGTGGTTCACCAACAGCCCGGAGGGCGACCTGACCTCCCTGGTCTCGGGGCTGTACGACACCGAGAACGCGGGGCCCAAGCAGGAGCCGGAGTCGTACCGCCGTATCGCGCGGGCGAGCGGCGTCGAGCCGTCGCGGCTTCTCTTCCTCTCCGACCGCCCCGGCGAGCTGGACGCGGCCCGCGCGGCCGGCTGGCACGCGGTCGGCATCCGGCGGCCCGGGGAGCCGTACTACGAGCAAGGCGTCGGCGACCACGCGCAGGCGGGGACGTTCGACGAGATCACCGTTTCTAGGAGCACCGCATGA
- a CDS encoding phosphorylase family protein, translated as MTQDPLPITRIPRTGLPAHAVVVGDPARAAAVAALLDDAEEVSYHREYRVFSGSWKGLPVVVASHGVGGPGAILLFQELADAGVRVLLRFGTAGGMRPGIGDGDLVIAEAAVRDDGVTQQLLPPEYPAVSSPEAVFALQRAARAADAPHHRGVVWTRAAFQPGLLPLFSYDGAGLAAIEMELSALLVTASLRGLVAGGVLVIDGANADELVDEGGESSYDPHREVVAAGVERGAVVSLEALRVLAEEYGL; from the coding sequence ATGACGCAGGACCCGCTGCCCATCACCCGTATACCCCGCACCGGCCTGCCGGCCCACGCGGTCGTCGTCGGCGACCCGGCGCGCGCCGCGGCCGTCGCCGCCCTGCTCGACGACGCCGAGGAGGTGTCGTACCACCGCGAATACCGTGTGTTCAGCGGCAGTTGGAAGGGTCTGCCGGTCGTTGTCGCCTCCCACGGGGTGGGCGGTCCGGGCGCGATCCTGCTGTTCCAGGAACTCGCGGACGCCGGGGTGCGGGTGCTCCTGCGGTTCGGCACGGCGGGTGGGATGAGGCCGGGGATCGGCGACGGCGACCTCGTGATCGCGGAGGCGGCCGTCCGTGACGACGGTGTCACCCAGCAACTGCTGCCGCCGGAGTACCCGGCGGTCTCCTCCCCCGAGGCCGTCTTCGCGCTCCAGCGCGCGGCCCGCGCGGCCGACGCCCCGCACCACCGAGGCGTCGTCTGGACCCGCGCGGCCTTCCAGCCCGGCCTGCTGCCGCTCTTCTCCTACGACGGTGCCGGCCTCGCCGCCATCGAGATGGAGCTCTCCGCCCTGCTGGTCACGGCGTCGCTGCGCGGGCTGGTCGCGGGCGGTGTGCTGGTGATCGACGGGGCGAACGCGGACGAGCTGGTGGACGAGGGCGGCGAGAGCTCCTACGACCCGCACCGCGAGGTCGTCGCGGCGGGTGTGGAGCGGGGTGCCGTGGTGTCGCTGGAGGCGCTGCGGGTGCTTGCCGAGGAGTACGGGCTGTGA
- the mtnA gene encoding S-methyl-5-thioribose-1-phosphate isomerase → MPQELRAVEWTGESLALIDQTLLPQRTETRDVRDVDTLVDAIQRLVVRGAPAIGAAGAYGVALALIEGRREGWSVDEVRAAVARVRAARPTAVNLMVCVDRVMARFEEGLDAVLAEAAAVQREDVEANRAMGAHGADWLLELVGEDRPLRILTHCNTGALATAGWGTALGVIRELHARGRLEVVYADETRPLLQGSRLTAWELVQEGIPHYVQADGAAAGTILRGEVDAAIVGADRIAANGDTANKVGTVGVALACADAGIPFLVAAPTTTVDLATKTGDDIHIELRGEAEVLEWGGVRTAPAESRGHNPAFDVTPGRLVTGLVTERGVLEVSAGQLPGDHLK, encoded by the coding sequence ATGCCCCAGGAATTGCGCGCGGTCGAGTGGACCGGGGAGAGCCTCGCCCTCATCGACCAGACGTTGCTGCCGCAGCGCACCGAGACAAGGGATGTCCGCGATGTGGACACCTTGGTCGATGCGATCCAGCGTCTCGTGGTCCGTGGCGCGCCCGCCATCGGGGCGGCCGGCGCGTACGGCGTCGCGCTCGCGCTCATCGAGGGGCGGCGCGAGGGCTGGTCGGTGGACGAGGTGCGCGCGGCCGTCGCCCGGGTCCGTGCGGCCCGCCCCACGGCCGTCAACCTCATGGTGTGCGTGGACCGCGTCATGGCCCGCTTCGAGGAGGGCCTCGACGCGGTACTGGCGGAGGCCGCCGCCGTCCAGCGCGAGGACGTCGAGGCGAACCGCGCGATGGGCGCGCACGGCGCCGACTGGCTGCTCGAACTGGTCGGCGAGGACCGGCCGTTGCGCATCCTGACCCACTGCAACACCGGCGCCCTCGCGACCGCGGGCTGGGGCACGGCACTCGGCGTCATCCGCGAACTCCACGCCCGCGGACGCCTGGAGGTCGTGTACGCCGACGAGACGCGCCCGCTGCTCCAGGGATCCCGGCTCACCGCCTGGGAGTTGGTCCAGGAAGGCATACCGCACTACGTCCAGGCCGACGGGGCCGCCGCCGGGACCATTCTGCGCGGCGAGGTCGACGCGGCCATAGTCGGCGCGGACCGCATAGCGGCCAATGGCGACACCGCCAACAAGGTCGGCACGGTCGGCGTCGCGCTCGCCTGCGCCGACGCCGGCATCCCGTTCCTGGTGGCCGCGCCGACGACGACGGTCGACCTCGCCACCAAGACCGGCGACGACATCCACATCGAACTCCGTGGTGAGGCCGAGGTGTTGGAGTGGGGCGGGGTGCGGACGGCACCCGCCGAGTCACGCGGCCACAACCCCGCCTTCGACGTGACGCCGGGGCGGTTGGTGACGGGGCTGGTGACCGAGCGGGGTGTCCTGGAGGTCTCCGCCGGTCAACTGCCCGGCGATCACCTGAAGTAG